A DNA window from Zingiber officinale cultivar Zhangliang chromosome 3A, Zo_v1.1, whole genome shotgun sequence contains the following coding sequences:
- the LOC122050676 gene encoding pentatricopeptide repeat-containing protein At1g11900-like: MKFVVRVLRSGTSPSEVANLACPTGRTSLPRYNRPSFVHHVLWNNMTVSGKHPPLLSITHSITTQEPSRQEDIIKDLELFIKSKKDIEAISVKKICTEYIEKLCRSGHLADTAHVFRHLHGGDIKLGLNTYNLLLEGAVEMNNFTLFSEVFKSLLMSKLSPDIISYKKVAQTLEKVSDSNVICDYVKDVSDITSCTDCIVINRIIYTAAKLGMIDKSLMIFEVLKNHHLKMDTITFNTVLEILGKGGRTSEMLSEFLVMKDLGHVPDIIT, translated from the exons atgaagtttgtggtccgcGTCCTCCGAAGCGGCACTTCTCCTAGCGAGGTAGCCAACCTGGCCTGCCCGACCGGCAGAACCTCGTTACCG AGGTACAACAGACCCTCATTTGTTCATCATGTTCTGTGGAATAACATGACCGTCAGTGGTAAGCATCCACCACTGTTGTCAATCACGCATTCCATCACAACACAAGAACCTTCTCGACAAGAAGATATAATCAAGGACTTGGAGCTCTTTATAAAGAGTAAGAAGGATATTGAAGCAATTTCAGTGAAGAAAATTTGTACAGAGTATATTGAGAAACTTTGTAGATCAGGCCATTTGGCAGATACTGCTCATGTATTTAGACATCTACATGGTGGAGACATCAAGCTGGGTCTAAATACCTATAACCTTCTTCTGGAAGGTGCAGTCGAAATGAATAATTTCACTCTTTTCTCTGAGGTCTTCAAGAGTTTGTTAATGTCTAAATTGTCTCCTGATATTATATCTTACAAAAAAGTTGCACAAACTCTTGAAAAGGTATCTGACTCAAATGTGATATGTGACTATGTGAAAGATGTATCTGACATTACAAGTTGCACAGATTGTATTGTGATAAACAGAATCATATACACGGCTGCTAAATTGGGGATGATTGATAAAAGCTTGATGATATTTGAAGTGTTGAAGAATCATCATCTGAAAATGGACACAATCACATTTAATACAGTTTTAGAGATATTAGGTAAAGGAGGTAGGACAAGCGAGATGCTATCTGAGTTTCTGGTGATGAAAGATCTTGGACATGTTCCTGATATTATTACTTAG